Part of the Candoia aspera isolate rCanAsp1 chromosome 1, rCanAsp1.hap2, whole genome shotgun sequence genome, AAATAGTTAATTTATAAAATCTTATTCTTTTTATTGATAAAGTGACACCCACAAGGATATATTCTTTCTAGTATAAGAAATATAGCTTAAATATTCAATTAGAGATAATGTGAAACTAATGTGTtagtattttatcatttttatcacaggagagctagtttggtgtattggttaaggcatcaggctagaaactgggagactgagttctaatcctgccttaggcaaagcCAGTTGGGCAGTCACTTTCTGTTAGctcgaggaaggaggcaatggcaaaccacttccgaaaaatgtttccaagaaaactgcagggactagttcaggcagtcaccaggagtcacaaaCTGACTCAAAGAtgtacacacacatttttatCATGGGAGaaaattactcaaaacaaaagtaCTAACTACTTATTACTCTAAAATAGTTAGAAAACTAGTGCAATTTTTAGAATAGGAAATGAAACTTTTCAGTTATGAGAAACAGGTGAAGTAGCACATCAATTTACTCAATGGCTCAAAATGCACAGAAACCAAGTTCAATACAGTTCTTCGCACATAAATGGAAATATAATAAAAGGAGTCTTTCATCCTTAGCTACCAGAACACTGGAGAAAGGTGGGTTCCTTGTTCACCTGAAACTCTTGAGTCCCTCATAGGCATGCTGAAGAGCTTTCCACATTCTTAGAGGACAGTACTGTAACATTTCAGCTGTACATCTTTTATTAAGACTAATTCTCAACAGTTTCACAGGTTGTGTTTGTTCATTAAGGACCGGGAAGTGAGAGAGACTTCTTGAACACTTTGAACCTTCCTGAACATCCAGGATATGGTGGGGGTGGAGAATCATAATGTTCTCTTAATGCCATTGCTTGATCATAACTTGGCAATCCTATCTGTTCTGTACCATGAGGAGAGACAGGATTTAAAGAAAACTCTTCTTGTCTTTGGAAGATGATAGAAGAATTATGCCTCCTGCAGCTCCTGTgcctaaaataaaaaaaactttgatgAATAAGAATGATCAAAAGTCATCCTAAATCAATTGAAACAGCTAACATTAACATTTTCAGCTTACTAGTTTAGAAGTTAGTTAATGCAGCCATATCAATCTAGCATCTTCCAGGGTGGGAATTCTAAGAGTATTTGTCCCAATGCAGCTAAAGGAGGTCACATTGGAGAAAGTAGTTCtcatttattttgaagaaaggtaaaggtttttttcttaaaaaaatatctgGCTTCCCAGTATTTCCCTTCATGCATTAATTTTTTAGATGCTGTGGAACACTATGGAATGATAGTTTGATAGTCTGATTCAGTAAATAATTTTTTGGGAGAGAGGAAGTGACCTTCCTATGAGATCAGGGTCACATATGTACACTATGGTGAACCAgtactctgggggaaaaaaatgtcataGGATCAGGCAACCCTCAGTTCTTCCCTTAGCATCTGCTGATGAAAAGAGCCATGAAATCTGGACAATTTTATCCATGATTTCTTGAATTGCAACAATGCCCCCCCTCAACAAATCAGAGTACAAACCAAGGGGGAAAAAGCTTGAGAGTCTGTTTGTTGCAAGAAAAACAAGCCCAAATTCCTGACTGATATGTAATACTAAACACAGCATGGATGATATCACCAGATTTGTTAGCCTTGCCTAATAGCAACAGAAGCCAAATGAGAGTGATGATAATATGAACCAGGAAATGGCTCATTTTCAGATAAGCCCGAATTATAATTCTAGTTTAGTCACAGTACCTTATGAACTTTTCAGTCCAGAAGTTTATTAATTAATGTTAGAATTTTTGGTACACTTTCAAGAGTTGATGAGACCTCCAGGAGGCTTCAGGAAAGTGAGACATGCAGAAGCAAATAGACATTAATCTCAAAGTCAAGGCCATTTCTTCTGTTAAACTGCTAAATGCCATAAATAGTTTATTTATAAACTCATCAGTTTTTAATGCCAGTAGGATTTTATGATAAAAATTTAACTATTCTAGGCATTTGGAGGAATAGTGTTAagttttttgaaataattttatattgaaTTAGAGGAATTGGAGTATctttttattgaaataaatgtgtatttttaagaTGCCTCTTTGAATTGCTGTCTTTTGAGGAACAATTACTCTTAAATGAAaatagttttttctttgtttccaggTTCATGCAACCTAATTCTCAAAGTCTGTTTGTAGTTTATTTTCTGCCAGAGCTTAAAACATCTTACATGGGGGTTGTCTTCATTTTAACCCTACAAgaacccctgtgaggtaggttaaaGTGACTGGTCCATAGTCAAGACAGTCTTGAACATGGACAACTTAAACATAGTTGGCTTGAAAACACTCACAGATCTACTCTAACAGCATAGTCACTAGACCATACAGGCCACTTCTCTCAACTACTCCCTACGCTTCTCCAATGTCTAAATTCAATTTTCAGATGCTTTCAATATTTCTATTTCAGGTTTATTTCATATCATTTTGTTACCTTTGACCTACAAAAACTGTATCTGCTTTCACTGACACCTAATCATAAATGTCTCCTGTCTGGTTATTCTGGGTACAGTTACAACGCACTGACTTATAAAGTAGCTTACATGTAAGGGGTAAGATTTAACAAATCTGATAAATGATAAATTGTTATTCTGCAAACTGATTGACAACTATAACACTGTCTGCAGATAATACAGGATAATCTTATACACTCACGAACACATATTCTTGGGTTTATGGAAAAAAGAcacttaaaaatgtaaaataatgctAATAGGCAATTCActgtattttatacatttttgtattacCGATCGAAGcaaaaatttgtagctcagggttgaactgtggagtccttggtgctctctgagccttgttgttttcttgcagacgtttcattgccaggctaggcaacgtcttcagtgcgaagagggagtgggccttgctctctgtttatatactgtccagcttgtgttggtggaggtgctgttctctccttgggagagaaggaccactccctgttcgcactgaagatgttgcctagcctggcaatgaaacgtccgcaagaaaacaacaaggctcagagagcaccaaggaatccccaTTTTTGTATTAATCTAAAATTAAATTAACTGAAAGTGATTAACTTGAATTCAACACTATCTCACTAAGTTTTCTCATGACATTTTTAACTGTCATATAAAGTTCTGAAGAAGTGACAGCTTATTACAATGATGCAAAGCTTTCTAGAGGAAATAACAGAAACCACTTGGATTTTAGGACAAAACATAGGCAATGAAATGGTTACACTCTATTTCTCTTTGCATGGGACACAAATATGCAGATTGATATATCCTTACAAATATCTTTTTTGATGGGGTACCCATATGTTCTAGGCTATAATGAACAGATTAGCACTAGATAGAATGAGCACatgagttttaaaaatagttatacAAAAAGATAAAATCAATTTTAAGATAGTAGACATTTCAAACTGGTACCAGCTAATAGATATGGGTCATGAGTTGTCATATTGTCACCTTTCCAAATCACAACATCCCATAATAATATTTGGATAGAAACTGCCATTTGCTATTTACAGAAGCCAAATGACAATTGTAAAACAAGTAAACAACTCCCTGCAGTGAACTTCAGCAATCACTAGTGGTGATTCTCTATAAAGGACAAAGTGAAATGCTACTTTTATGAAGAAGGCTTTGGTCTTCTACATCAAAGACTACTGAAAGCTGATTAAGTTATTACTCTGAATCCACTGTTGGACAGAATAGAGTGTGATATGTGCATGAGTCTCTTCTACAACTTGGAACAATTTGAAACAGTAATATTCCATAGAAGCGGAGAAGAGGGTTTTGTTGATACTACATGCCATGATTTTTAGAGCTTCCTGTGGTTCATTCAAAGCATTAAACATAAAAGAATAGTGTTCAAACCATTCCTGTTTAGAAAAAATTTATCAGTGAAGCAGTCACGCTATATTGTTGCTTAATATCCCCTTACCCAGTTTCTAAGAAGCTGCTTCATGCTTTCATAGGCTATCAAGTaaaaactattttcaaggatTAAAGCCCCCCCCCAATGTTTTGTTACTGAAGAACATGTTAACGGATGACATCAGAACTTAACCATAAATAGCAACTTGTTTAAAGAACGGTACATTCTAAAATCATCAACATTCTAGCTGCAATCCTATTCTAGATATGCTTTACAACTGATGGCCCTAAGAATGAGCTTTCTCACTCCTTTAGTAAGATAAACTGATGAAATGTGATGTACAACATTAGTAATGCCTTTGTCTTAAGAAAAGGTATGcctactttttttattttcagctttGAAACACCAGCCCCCTTACTGCCAGAAAATATGAACTAATTTTTCTCTACACATATTGCAATAtctgaagaaaaatatatacaaatatacaggTTTTAATACGTGTTTTAATCTTTATGAAAATATTACATAGCTTCAAGattctatgttttatttaatCTGTTAGGAAATTTCTGGAAGGAATCATAACTCGTAGATAGATTTTATGCAATGCATAAGAAAAAGTCCCAGATTCAAGCTCTGCCATGTCTAGCTAGGGCTGGAAATAATCCAAAATGAAATGCTGGATAATTGTAGAGTCTCTACTGAATTAAGTAGACCAACATTTGGACTCAGCATAATGCCACTTTCTATGTCCCTTTTTGTTATTATCCATATTCATCCTATCCTTCAATTCCCAATTATTAGTGGTCCACAAGTTCTCTTAAATCCTCAAGTCTtatctgtactgctgccaagccaGTCTTCCAATCCTGTACCTATTCAAGTGCAGGATCTTATACTTCCTGTTGGATTTCCTTTGAGCCTGTTGAGGTTGTTTTGAACTGTGATTTTGCTTATGATATTAGTCAATCCCCATCACCTGGGGTCAtctacaaatttgataagcatacATTCCATCTTTGAAGTCATTTATAAAGATGTAGAATAGCATTGGGCTAAGAATACAGCACCAGAGAATCAATGTTTCCTTCCAGGAAGATGTAGAACCATTTATGGGTACCCTTTGGGTGTAGTTATTCGAATAGCTGCATATGTTCCAGATCCCATTACTGTCTAGTTCATATTTATTCACCTGGTTTACTAAGAGTATGATATACTACATCCACAGCATTCTTTTGGTCTGCCAAACTAGTCAccttatcattaaaaaaaaaaggtgagtctaacttgttcttgacaaattcaTGCTGGCTCCAGATAATGGTAGCATTTTTTAATGCTTGTCGACATGGctttattataaaaattaaactaactattctataatttcctgggtccACCATCTTTACCCTTTTGAACATTGGGACTGTATTTGTTCTTCTTCAAACCTCTATCACCTCACCAATTCTCCCAAAGTTATCAGGTACATACAGATATTGCACAGCATAAATCCATGCAGGATATAACTGGCAAATGTAAACAGATAAATACATAATATGTCCcgatacaaatatatatttaatgttgATATCAACACTGAAAACGATATTGGTAACTGCAGCATTTATTTTCTTACCCTGGTAATCTTGGTTTGCACTTTCTTTGGCATAGATAATAAATAAGCAATCCAATTATAATCAATAGTACTCCAACTGCAATCAGTCCAGTCAAAAGTCCTATAACATCAATCTTCTCTATTGCTTGGCCACCTGCACAGAAGGAAAGACTATGAAGTGTATTCAAATCTCTCATTGTTTCCTAATCTACCCTAGATTTTATACTCTAGATACTTTAACCCAATATTGCCAAAAACATGATTATAGTATGCCAATAAATATATGGGATAAGCTCCTTAAGTTATTTTCtgcatttataaaagcaatatacCCATTACCCATCTTCTGAAGAGCAATTATAGCTCTTAAATGCTAAAGAATTAGATAACAAGTAACAATAAGTGGATAAACCCAACTGTGTCCATCCATGCATGAAACCCATTCTACTACCACATCAGATTCTCCCTTTCCTCTGCATCTCCTAAATTTGCTACAGAGAGTGGGACAAACCCTAGTTTTTGGTATGGCAGAACAGAGTTCCCTTAGTACCTGGTGAATTCTTTCAGTCTATGCTGAAAGGCCTGAACAAATTAAATTCAGCTTTTGTTTTCCCCAATACTTTTTCCTATGTAATTCCTACATAAAAATGCAGTCTTTTCAATGGTTGTatcattatataaatatttatataatgatACAACCATTGAAAAGTAGACTGCATCTTTATAATTCCAGCAAAGGTTGTTAGCAAAGTGGGTTTAGCCTATAGTTAATTTATAATTTGTTGGCTAGACCCAGGACATCAGAAATGAAGCATCTTCCATGACTGGGGAGATTATTGCTTTGCCCAAAGAGGCTGACTTTCAATTATTTCCACATTTTATAACACTGaggaaggcagaaagaaagacagacagacagacagaaaggaaGGCTACATAGAAACATACAAGCAGGAGAAGcagacttccaaccttcttttgcaaaagaagcTCTCAAAATGTGCTGAAACCCAATAATTTATTCAAGGAGGTAATAAGTAACTAGTTTCACTAGGCTGACTATACTGATTTTACTTGAAATTGTGTGTGGTGTGGGGGGGAAGAGATCATTGCCTTCCCTTATTTTTCCTGTATGCTTCCATTTCTAGTAAACTTTGCTGGCTTTGTAAGAAAATTTCTCATTATGCACGGGCAAGGCTGCATGATAAGATGCTACACATTATGTTTCAATATTGGCATCAGACTGGCTAATTTCTGGCCTTTAGGCAGGAAGATCCAAAGCATATTCCTTTCTATCAGGGGGTAGGTAGAACTCTCTGGGCCCCAAGATAAACCTCTCTGCTTAGGCTGCTCGATGATGAGAGATCTTGGGTACCaagcttctcccctccctcccacgCTGCAGCAATTGAAGGCAggcaggagaaaggaaggaggaggataaTACAGTGGCTTCTTGTTCCCCcgacttgctgctgctgctgcaatagGCCTGAGTCCTATAAGGATCTCCCCTCCCCTCAGTCACCACAAAGTATTCCTTCCTTGCTTTGGCTGAAGGGAATTGCCCTTTGTAGAATAGCTAAAAACTCCCCAACTGCATAGATTAGGACATGTCAGGAAGTTCAGCCTGACCAGTGGCAGCTTGTCATAGGTATCTTCTATTAACAAACTCTTGGAAGGGGTCAGTCAGAAAAGTTTTATATTAATCATCCAATTTGTACCAGTGTCTTAGAAAAGTTTTGGGGAGGAGATTCAAATGGGGGAACAACAGAAACTCTTATATAAGTAGACATTTGCTAGCATGATATTGGGATGTTGCTCAAAATCTTCATACATTAGCCCACAGATAATTGAGAACACAATGTGTTTACTACAAATATATGACTTGCATGATCACAGCATATGACAGAGCAGATAGTGGCAGGAAATTAAATATCTGAGTAAACAAAATCTTGCCCTTCTAAGCATTACTAGCTTGTGAGAAAACACTTTTCCATATTATAAAATGCAGCATCTAAAAGAGAAAATACCAAGTCACAATACCATGGATATCCTTTTCTAGTATAAATTCAATCACTTTTACTGACAGTGTCAACAATTCCTTTATTCTATTGTGTACATCAGAAGAACCACAAGGAATTCCTTATAGAAGAGGAATATACTGATTACAGCTTGGTCATCTCTTGTCTGCCAAATCCATTGAAAGACCAGCTTTAGCACCTCACAGATAGAAGACATAAACCAAGATACTATTATGTCAAAAGTATTCTAATACATGACTATGTTGTTTTTGTCTTACCTGTTTTTGAACCAGGACCCCTAAGAGTATATTCAGTCCAAAAAGACATCTAAGACAACAAACAAAAAACGATGTGCCTAGATTAGGTCTACAAGAGCCTAACCATgatttgctaatttttttttctgaaggtaGACAGATTTTGCCAGATTAGCTTTTAATTTTACTTGCTTTCAAAATGCTTAAAACTAGACATTAAATATAGCAATATCCCAGCAATTTCTTTGAAACATAcattacatgcacacacatttttaaagaaatttcaaTTCTCTTTGAATCGAGAGCCATACTTTTCTAGATAAATAGAAAATATGTATCTATGCAACTGCCACACATTTCAAGGTCTTTACTCCCTATAAGAAATCAACTAGTAAGTGAAGTGGTGAGTTCCCTTCACTAGTAAAGTGGTCACACACAGTTTGAATAGCCAGCTTTCTTAGTCCCAAGAAGAATAAAGAGTAGAGTAGGTATTCCTATTTCGCATGTTCACCCCATCTGTTTGATAGAGATAAGTTTCTCTGCTTGTTTCAGGGATTTGGGTTTATAAAGACATTTGCTGGTGTATTTGATGGCTACTTTCTAAACAGGGGATGGTTTCCATCTCTGCATAGCACTTCAAACAACTGAAGAAAAATATGACCTGAGCTAACATAGAAGGCTTTATTATTAGGGTAgataagaaacattaacagttgCTTCTATGCAGAGTATACTGTTGACCTGTTATCAATCGATAAGCATGCATGTGTCAAATGATGAGTAGCATTGATATTTAATATGTCCTCCATGTAAGTCATCAAAAttaaattactgtttttcttGAATCTCCAAAAAATTCCCTTGTTTCCTCAAAATCACATTGCTCTTCATAGCATTCTCTTTCAAGATCCCCTTGGGTTATCAGTTCAAAGTCAAATCTGTTGTATAGAAGGTGTCGTCCAATGAATAAATTGGCTTTCTCTGCAAAGATGAAtactaaaaaataattaaaactatgTTAATACCATAGCTTTGTTTCTAATATAAATGAACTTATACCAGTAGTGTTTGCCAAGgatttgttaaaatatttaaaaccccTAATCACTTCAGTTCTTATATGGTTATAAACTCATAAATGCTTATTGTTTAGCTACGGCTACATTGAGAAAGTCATATACCACTCAATGATTACTGAGAATCTGTTTTTAATCatgctatatatttttaatctcCTATGTTTCCCAAGTCACACCAGAAAACTGTGTAGTCCTTGTGGTGTATACATTATTTCTTCCACATTCCTGAAACAATGACAGCATGAGAAAGATTAGGAAGTATTACGTCTACATGCCAGAATCCATTTTTTAGCTTGACTGTCATTTATTATTAGTGAACTTTGTGAGTTAAAATATCTTTTACTTAAATATTATGTTTAAGATATGAGAAtactagaaaaatatattttaaagattccTACCATTTCAAATTCCTATCAAAAGATATAGACATAATTTTCTGGTCAAAGCAACTGAAACAGAAGATAGGCCCAGTGTTGTTTAATTTAACAGGTCTCTCTTTAAAGCTATCTATATTTTTTTATGAAATACAAAAGATGGGAGAGGCTTTGTTTggctgcattattttatttactgttgccttaatttttttctcagatgGAAATATGacttatattttaatatacacaAATGGAATTCCcaagaagaaataaacaaacatttttttaatccattcaattgtatctgattctcagagactaccaggacaagtccctgcagttttcttcaccagatttttcagaagtggttggccattgcctccttcctagagctgagagaaagtgactggcccaaggtcacccagctggctttgtgcctaaggcaggactagaactcatggtctctagcctgatgccttaacccctacaccaaactggctctcacacataCATTAACTTGTATTAATTGTTATT contains:
- the PRRG4 gene encoding transmembrane gamma-carboxyglutamic acid protein 4; its protein translation is MLFFYVLLLQLLLHLSAFPHCSRQFKESKDAIEEVFIFAEKANLFIGRHLLYNRFDFELITQGDLERECYEEQCDFEETREFFGDSRKTMSFWTEYTLRGPGSKTGGQAIEKIDVIGLLTGLIAVGVLLIIIGLLIYYLCQRKCKPRLPGHRSCRRHNSSIIFQRQEEFSLNPVSPHGTEQIGLPSYDQAMALREHYDSPPPPYPGCSGRFKVFKKSLSLPGP